A genomic region of Trifolium pratense cultivar HEN17-A07 linkage group LG3, ARS_RC_1.1, whole genome shotgun sequence contains the following coding sequences:
- the LOC123913346 gene encoding protein DETOXIFICATION 46, chloroplastic-like, with translation MVLLSLHLNHTSLLKNPNLISHSNRHLPLQFLAPSLLKNTAINSTYQCITSPKHRRFRIITACVAQNHDIIDESEDRDQISKTSQEEEVEELVEQSLWIQMKEIVLFTGPAIGLWLCGPLMSLIDTAVVGQGSSIELAALGPATVFCDYLSYSFMFLSIATSNMVATALARRDREEVQHHISVLLFVGLTCGLVMLVFTRLFGATTITAFTGPKNVHIVPAANTYVQIRGLAWPFLLVGSVAQSASLGMKDSWGPLKALAAASIINGIGDIILCRYYSYGIAGAACATLASQVVAAYMMSQTLNEKGYNAFSFSIPSGKEFLSIFSLAAPVFVSLMLKVAFYSLLIYFATSMGTHKIAAHQVMLQIYMLCAICGEPLSQTAQSFMPEMMYGVNRSLAKARTLLRSILTIGAVFGLLFGIVATSVPWLFPYIFTPDQMVIHEMHRILIPFFLALLVTPATVGLEGTLLAGRDLRFLSLSMSGCFCLNALVLLILCSRYGLQGCWFSLAGFQWARFLAALLRLLSPNGILYSEDISQNEVQELKTA, from the exons ATGGTCCTTCTTTCACTACATTTGAATCACACTTCTCTCCTCAAAAACCCCAATCTCATTTCACACTCAAACCGCCACTTACCTCTTCAGTTCCTTGCACCTTCTCTTCTCAAGAACACGGCCATCAATTCAACATACCAATGCATTACATCCCCGAAACACCGTCGATTCAGGATCATAACAGCTTGTGTAGCTCAAAACCATGACATCATAGATGAATCCGAAGACAGAGACCAAATCAGCAAGACTTCTCAAGAAGAAGAAGTGGAGGAACTGGTTGAGCAGAGTTTATGGATTCAAATGAAGGAGATTGTTTTGTTTACTGGACCTGCAATTGGACTTTGGTTATGTGGACCGTTGATGAGTCTAATTGATACTGCGGTTGTTGGTCAAGGAAGTTCAATAGAGCTAGCTgctttag GTCCTGCTACTGTATTTTGCGATTACTTGAGCTACTCGTTCATGTTTTTGTCGATTGCTACTTCAAATATGGTTGCTACTGCCCTTGCTAGACGG GATAGGGAGGAAGTGCAGCATCACATATCTGTCTTGCTTTTTGTTGGGTTAACATGTGGTTTGGTGATGCTTGTGTTCACAAGGTTATTTGGTGCAACAACGATCACAG CTTTTACTGGACCAAAGAATGTACATATAGTACCTGCAGCTAATACTTATGTccag ATTCGAGGGTTGGCATGGCCATTTTTACTTGTTGGATCGGTTGCTCAAAGTGCAAG TCTTGGTATGAAAGATTCTTGGGGACCCTTGAAGGCTTTGGCTGCTGCCAGTATTATAAATGGAATTGGTGATATAATTCTGTGCCGATACTACAGCTATGGGATTGCTGGGGCTGCATGCGCTACATTAGCATCACAA GTTGTTGCTGCCTATATGATGAGCCAAACTCTAAATGAGAAGGGATACAATGCCTTTTCCTTCTCTATTCCTTCGGGGAAGGAATTTCTGTCAATATTTAGTCTTGCTGCTCCTGTATTTGTGTCATTGATGTTAAAG GTGGCTTTCTACTCTCTACTTATATATTTTGCCACATCAATGGGTACACATAAAATAGCCGCTCATCAA GTCATGCTTCAGATCTACATGTTATGCGCAATATGCGGTGAACCTCTCTCTCAAACTGCTCAATCATTTATGCCTGAGATGATGTATGGAGTGAATCGGAGTTTGGCAAAG GCTCGGACGCTTCTAAGGTCTATTTTAACTATTGGAGCTGTATTTGGGTTGCTTTTTGGGATTGTTGCAACATCTGTTCCTTGGTTATTCCCCTACATTTTTACACCTGATCAGATGGTCATCCATGAG ATGCATAGGATTCTGATTCCGTTCTTTTTAGCGCTCTTGGTGACACCTGCAACTGTCGGCCTGGAGGGAACATTGCTG GCTGGACGGGATCTAAGATTTTTAAGTTTGTCAATGAGTGGATGCTTTTGCTTGAATGCTCTAGTATTATTG